Proteins encoded within one genomic window of Bradyrhizobium sp. CB1717:
- a CDS encoding potassium transporter Kup has product MAASITQTETQEGPVTSGFWALTLGSIGVVFGDIGTSPLYAFHEAVRGAAGGEPVSRVIVLGVLSLILWALLIVVTAKYVLLLLRADNNGEGGTLSLMALGQRALGRRSWFLLALGVVGASMFIGDSMITPAISVLSAVDGLKLATPAFEHYVVPLTVLILALLFAVQSKGTALVASAFGPVMVVWFTVLAVMGAVHIADDPSVLAAINPYYALQFLLTHGTIGLVTLGAVFLAVTGGEALYADLGHFGRKPIQSAWMFFVLPALLINYFGQGALVLSDPSAIEHSFYRMVPEKLVLPLVGLATAATVIASQAVITGAYSLVYQAVQLGLLPRFEVRYTSESHAGQIYLPRVNRLLLIGVMLLVLLFRTPSGLASAYGIAVSTTMVADGIMGFIVIWKLWNWRAATASIVILPFVMVDMTFFSANLLKLLEGAWVPLLFGVVMAGTIWTWRKGTGILIQKTRRIEVPLDDLIRSLEKRPPHIVKGTAVFLTSDPSFVPTALLHNLKHNKVLHEHNVILTIETAQTPRVDLSERFRMEKVSDKFSKVRLRFGFMEQPNVPKALAIARKQGWQFDIMSTSFFVSRRSLKASAQSGMPLWQDHLFIALSRSANDATDYFQIPTGRVVEVGTQVTI; this is encoded by the coding sequence ATGGCGGCGAGCATCACACAGACCGAGACCCAGGAAGGGCCGGTCACCTCGGGTTTTTGGGCCCTTACGCTCGGGAGCATCGGCGTTGTCTTCGGCGACATCGGTACCTCGCCGCTCTATGCATTCCACGAGGCTGTCAGGGGCGCGGCTGGCGGTGAGCCCGTCTCGCGGGTGATCGTGCTCGGCGTGCTCTCGCTGATCCTGTGGGCGCTCCTGATCGTCGTGACGGCCAAATACGTCCTGCTGCTCTTGCGCGCCGACAACAACGGGGAGGGCGGCACGCTCTCGCTGATGGCCCTCGGGCAGCGCGCGCTGGGCCGGCGGAGCTGGTTCCTGCTCGCCCTGGGCGTCGTCGGCGCCTCCATGTTCATCGGCGATTCCATGATCACGCCGGCGATCTCGGTGTTGTCGGCGGTCGACGGACTGAAGCTCGCGACGCCTGCGTTCGAGCACTATGTCGTGCCGCTCACGGTCCTGATCCTGGCGCTGCTGTTCGCGGTGCAGAGCAAGGGCACGGCGCTGGTGGCATCCGCCTTCGGCCCGGTGATGGTGGTCTGGTTCACGGTCCTGGCGGTGATGGGCGCGGTCCACATCGCCGACGATCCGTCGGTGCTGGCGGCGATCAATCCCTATTACGCCCTGCAATTCCTGCTGACGCACGGCACGATCGGCCTCGTGACGTTGGGAGCGGTGTTCCTCGCGGTGACCGGCGGCGAGGCGCTTTACGCCGATCTCGGCCATTTCGGCCGCAAGCCGATCCAGTCGGCCTGGATGTTCTTCGTGCTGCCCGCGCTGCTGATCAACTATTTCGGGCAGGGCGCCCTGGTGCTGTCCGATCCCAGCGCGATCGAGCACTCGTTCTACCGCATGGTGCCCGAGAAGCTCGTGCTGCCGCTGGTCGGGCTTGCGACCGCCGCGACCGTGATCGCGAGCCAGGCGGTGATCACCGGTGCCTATTCGCTTGTCTATCAGGCAGTGCAGCTCGGCCTCTTGCCGCGCTTCGAGGTGCGCTACACCTCCGAATCCCATGCCGGCCAGATCTATCTGCCGCGCGTGAACCGGCTGCTGCTGATCGGCGTGATGCTGCTGGTGCTGCTGTTCCGCACGCCCAGCGGTCTCGCCTCGGCCTATGGCATCGCGGTGTCCACCACGATGGTTGCCGATGGCATCATGGGCTTCATCGTGATCTGGAAGCTGTGGAACTGGCGCGCCGCGACCGCTTCGATCGTGATCCTGCCCTTCGTCATGGTCGACATGACCTTCTTCAGCGCCAACCTGCTCAAGCTGCTCGAGGGCGCCTGGGTCCCGCTGCTGTTCGGCGTGGTCATGGCCGGGACGATCTGGACCTGGCGGAAGGGCACCGGCATCCTGATCCAGAAGACGCGCCGGATCGAGGTGCCGCTGGATGACCTGATCCGCAGCCTGGAGAAACGGCCGCCGCACATCGTCAAGGGCACCGCGGTGTTTCTCACCAGCGACCCCTCATTCGTGCCGACCGCGTTGTTGCACAATCTCAAGCACAACAAGGTCCTGCATGAGCACAACGTGATCCTGACCATCGAGACCGCGCAAACGCCGCGGGTCGATCTGTCCGAGCGCTTCCGCATGGAGAAGGTCAGCGACAAGTTCTCCAAGGTCCGATTGCGCTTCGGCTTCATGGAGCAGCCGAACGTACCCAAGGCGCTGGCGATCGCGCGCAAGCAGGGCTGGCAGTTCGACATCATGTCGACATCGTTCTTCGTGTCGCGACGGTCGCTGAAGGCCTCGGCGCAGTCGGGCATGCCGCTCTGGCAGGACCATCTGTTCATCGCGCTGAGCCGGTCCGCCAACGACGCCACCGACTATTTCCAGATTCCCACCGGGCGGGTGGTTGAAGTCGGGACCCAAGTGACCATTTAA
- a CDS encoding flagellar motor protein MotB produces MAKKKRGDAHGGGHGWFVTFADLMGLMMSFFVMLVAFSTQDANKLKIVAGSMRDAFGVQSEARYAGIVESDGLPTRPRLKNVDHIQPEDASNTPTPDQEDRDRTSGAKMKIDRNFALAAASLRQALQDMPELTEMSKHIMFEETKQGLNLEIVDQDGRSMFADGSKVPYDRTRRLIEKLAVPLKATPLRVSIAGHTAAGFVPTRSDYGAFDLSADRANAVRQILEREGLPSSHIFAVSGKADTQPLFPDDPSLAANRRVTITLMREDPPLPPNLKP; encoded by the coding sequence ATGGCCAAGAAGAAACGCGGCGATGCTCACGGCGGTGGTCACGGCTGGTTCGTGACCTTCGCCGATCTGATGGGCCTGATGATGAGCTTCTTCGTGATGCTCGTCGCGTTCTCGACGCAGGACGCCAACAAGCTGAAGATCGTCGCCGGCTCGATGCGCGATGCCTTCGGCGTGCAGAGCGAGGCGCGCTACGCCGGCATCGTCGAGTCGGACGGCCTGCCGACACGCCCGCGGCTGAAGAACGTCGATCACATCCAGCCCGAGGATGCCTCCAACACGCCGACGCCGGACCAGGAGGATCGCGACCGCACGTCGGGCGCCAAGATGAAGATCGACCGCAATTTCGCGCTCGCAGCGGCCTCGCTGCGGCAGGCCCTGCAGGACATGCCGGAACTGACCGAGATGTCCAAGCACATCATGTTCGAGGAGACCAAGCAGGGCCTCAACCTCGAGATCGTCGACCAGGACGGCCGTTCGATGTTCGCCGACGGCTCCAAGGTGCCCTATGACCGCACCCGCCGTCTGATCGAGAAGCTCGCGGTCCCGCTCAAGGCCACGCCGCTCCGCGTCTCCATTGCCGGCCACACCGCGGCCGGATTCGTGCCGACCCGCAGCGATTACGGCGCCTTCGATCTGTCGGCCGACCGCGCCAATGCCGTGCGCCAGATCCTCGAGCGCGAGGGCCTGCCGTCCTCCCACATCTTCGCGGTTTCCGGCAAGGCGGACACCCAGCCGCTGTTTCCGGACGATCCCTCGCTTGCCGCCAACCGGCGCGTGACCATCACGCTGATGCGCGAAGACCCGCCGTTGCCGCCGAATCTGAAGCCATAA
- a CDS encoding MotA/TolQ/ExbB proton channel family protein has protein sequence MDIMTGVGLTAGIIVITAMIFMGGDLHMFISEHAMIIIFGGSISATMIRFPLSALLHGLPLGAKFAFTMSRLSAHDLVDELARIAEIARKQGPVGLEKVETDEPFLAKGIRYVADGYDLDFIRDNLERDRDNFLMHLDEGSKIYRAIGDCAPAFGMIGTLIGMVQMFANMTDPSKLGPFMATALLATLYGALVANLFCLPIADKLHGKLLDEETNRTLIIDGILMIRDSKSPTLVREMLLAYLPEKHRHAEGEPVPA, from the coding sequence ATGGATATCATGACGGGCGTTGGGCTCACGGCGGGCATCATCGTCATCACGGCGATGATCTTCATGGGCGGCGACCTGCACATGTTCATCTCCGAACATGCCATGATCATCATCTTCGGCGGCTCCATCTCCGCGACCATGATCCGCTTTCCGCTCTCGGCGCTCCTGCACGGCCTTCCGCTCGGCGCCAAGTTCGCCTTCACGATGAGCCGGCTGTCGGCCCACGACCTCGTCGACGAGCTCGCCCGCATCGCCGAGATCGCCCGCAAGCAGGGCCCGGTGGGTCTCGAAAAGGTCGAGACCGACGAGCCCTTCCTCGCCAAGGGCATCCGCTACGTCGCCGACGGCTACGACCTCGACTTCATCCGCGACAATCTCGAGCGCGACCGCGACAACTTCCTGATGCATCTCGACGAGGGCAGCAAGATCTACCGCGCCATCGGCGACTGCGCGCCGGCGTTCGGCATGATCGGCACCCTGATCGGCATGGTGCAGATGTTCGCCAACATGACCGATCCGTCCAAACTCGGCCCGTTCATGGCGACCGCGCTGCTCGCAACGCTCTACGGCGCGCTCGTCGCCAACCTGTTCTGTCTGCCGATCGCCGACAAGCTGCACGGCAAGCTGCTGGACGAAGAGACCAACCGCACCCTCATCATCGACGGCATCCTGATGATCCGCGACTCCAAGAGCCCGACCTTGGTGCGCGAAATGCTGCTGGCCTATCTGCCGGAGAAGCATCGCCACGCCGAGGGCGAGCCGGTGCCGGCGTAA
- a CDS encoding RraA family protein, producing the protein MTDKATGPLPASVLEALGRYDTPTICNAMEIVAPERRLIGYTTKQLVCPFPDLPPIVGYARTVAIRSVLKSSLAPEEQSKRRIEYYEYVGTGHGPRISVIQDIDGPDVGYGAFWGEVQSNVHKALGCLGVITDGSIRDIPQWAPGFQALAGSIGPSHAWVHAESFGGEVRVAGMTVKSDDLIHADQHGAIVIPLDIAAKLPEAAELCGRRETPILEIARSPDFSLEKLKAALKRSAEIH; encoded by the coding sequence GTGACTGATAAAGCGACCGGGCCGCTGCCCGCCTCCGTCCTCGAAGCGCTGGGCCGCTACGACACCCCGACGATCTGCAACGCCATGGAGATCGTGGCGCCCGAGCGCCGGCTGATCGGCTACACCACCAAGCAACTGGTCTGCCCGTTTCCCGATCTGCCGCCGATCGTCGGCTATGCCCGCACGGTCGCAATTCGCTCGGTGCTGAAGTCCTCGCTTGCACCTGAAGAGCAGTCGAAGCGCCGCATCGAATATTACGAATATGTCGGCACCGGGCACGGTCCGCGCATCTCGGTGATCCAGGACATCGACGGTCCTGATGTCGGCTATGGCGCGTTCTGGGGCGAGGTGCAGAGCAACGTGCACAAGGCGCTTGGCTGCCTCGGGGTCATCACCGACGGCTCGATCCGCGACATCCCGCAATGGGCTCCTGGCTTCCAGGCGCTCGCCGGCTCGATCGGCCCGTCGCATGCCTGGGTGCATGCCGAGAGCTTTGGCGGCGAGGTTCGCGTCGCCGGCATGACCGTGAAGTCCGACGACCTCATCCATGCCGACCAGCACGGTGCCATCGTGATCCCGCTCGACATTGCGGCAAAGCTGCCCGAAGCGGCCGAGCTCTGCGGTCGCCGCGAGACGCCGATCCTCGAGATCGCGCGCAGCCCCGACTTCTCGCTGGAGAAGCTGAAGGCCGCACTGAAGCGCTCGGCGGAGATTCACTAA
- a CDS encoding phosphatidylcholine/phosphatidylserine synthase, with the protein MTPYDVRDPDVRRRRFRPIPVRMLVPNVITLLAICAGLTSIRLSIEGRMSLAVYAIVFAAALDGIDGRIARMIKGQSKFGAELDSLADFVNFGVAPGLMLYFWQLHELGNAGWIAAMVFAISGGLRLARFNATMDDPNKPAFAANFFTGVPAPAGAITVLLPIYVAFLDLGRLPAAVTAAYTLVIAFLMVSRLPVFSGKTKRMRVPPELVLPAFVAVIVFIALLIAYPWHVLSIGTVLYLLALPLGYKSYRDQARAMEATAPVGGEVPSPPSAPTLANLSEPPHDDDRPGRLH; encoded by the coding sequence ATGACGCCCTATGACGTGAGAGATCCCGATGTCCGCCGCCGGCGGTTCCGCCCCATTCCGGTGCGGATGCTGGTGCCCAACGTCATCACGCTGCTGGCGATCTGCGCCGGCCTGACCTCGATCCGCCTGTCGATCGAGGGGCGGATGTCGCTCGCCGTCTACGCCATCGTGTTCGCGGCCGCGCTCGACGGCATCGACGGCCGCATCGCGCGCATGATCAAGGGCCAGTCCAAGTTCGGCGCCGAGCTCGACAGCCTTGCCGACTTCGTCAATTTCGGCGTCGCGCCCGGCCTGATGCTGTATTTCTGGCAATTGCACGAGCTCGGCAATGCCGGCTGGATCGCCGCGATGGTGTTCGCGATCTCCGGCGGCCTCCGTTTGGCGCGCTTCAACGCCACCATGGACGATCCGAATAAGCCGGCCTTCGCCGCCAATTTCTTCACCGGCGTGCCGGCGCCGGCCGGCGCGATCACGGTGCTGCTGCCGATCTATGTCGCCTTCCTCGATCTCGGCCGGCTGCCCGCAGCGGTGACGGCGGCCTATACGCTGGTGATCGCCTTCCTGATGGTGTCGCGCCTGCCGGTGTTCTCCGGCAAGACCAAGCGCATGCGCGTGCCGCCCGAGCTGGTGCTGCCGGCCTTCGTCGCGGTGATCGTGTTCATCGCGCTCCTGATTGCCTATCCCTGGCACGTGCTGTCGATCGGCACGGTGCTGTATCTTCTCGCTCTGCCGCTCGGCTACAAATCCTATCGCGACCAGGCGCGCGCGATGGAAGCCACCGCACCTGTGGGAGGCGAGGTCCCGTCGCCGCCGTCGGCGCCGACACTGGCGAATTTGTCGGAGCCGCCGCACGACGACGACCGGCCCGGACGGCTGCACTGA
- a CDS encoding phosphatidylserine decarboxylase — MSILDSIQRQIPPIHKEGYPFIGGFALASLILFWLWSPLGWIGTILTVWCALFFRDPVRVTPVREGLVVSPADGRVSMITMALPPAELGLGDRPLPRISVFMSVFNCHVNRAPVAGRVDRIAYRPGLFINAELDKASEDNERNSLVISTPTARIGVVQIAGLVAKRIVCFVREGQAIGAGERFGLIRFGSRLDVYLPVGSKALVSEGQTAIAGETILADLAGDDPSRAFRAN; from the coding sequence ATGTCCATTCTCGATTCGATCCAGCGTCAGATCCCGCCGATCCACAAGGAGGGCTATCCCTTCATCGGCGGCTTTGCGCTGGCAAGCCTGATCCTGTTCTGGCTGTGGTCGCCTTTGGGATGGATCGGCACGATCCTGACCGTGTGGTGCGCGCTGTTTTTCCGCGACCCCGTGCGGGTCACGCCGGTGCGCGAGGGTCTTGTCGTGTCGCCGGCCGACGGCCGCGTCTCGATGATCACCATGGCGCTGCCGCCGGCCGAGCTCGGGCTCGGCGACCGGCCGCTGCCGCGCATCTCGGTGTTCATGAGCGTGTTCAACTGCCACGTGAATCGCGCCCCCGTAGCGGGCAGGGTGGACCGCATCGCCTACCGGCCCGGCCTGTTCATCAATGCCGAGCTAGACAAGGCGAGCGAGGACAATGAGCGCAACTCGCTGGTGATCTCGACGCCGACGGCGCGGATCGGCGTGGTCCAGATCGCAGGCCTCGTCGCCAAGCGCATCGTCTGCTTCGTCAGGGAAGGCCAGGCGATCGGCGCCGGCGAGCGCTTCGGCCTGATCCGCTTCGGCTCGCGGCTCGACGTCTACCTGCCGGTCGGCAGTAAGGCGCTGGTCTCGGAAGGGCAGACCGCGATCGCCGGCGAGACCATTTTGGCCGACCTTGCCGGCGACGACCCGAGCCGCGCCTTCCGCGCCAATTAA
- a CDS encoding ABC transporter ATP-binding protein/permease has protein sequence MDQPQSLPGADVPDPPAGGPQAGATLMGTLAHLWPYIWPGDRFDLKMRVIWSMVLLLAAKLITLTVPFSFKWATDALTGANTAPVQADNWHLWVIASPLLLTASYGVMRILMAVLTQWRDGIFARVAMHAVRKLATITFVHMHELSLRFHLERKTGGLTRVLERGREGIEVIVRMVILQLIPTIVEVSLLMAVLLWQFDWRYVVATLITVTVYMYYTYIATEWRIGIRRKMNDSDTEANTKAIDSLLNYETVKYFSAETREAQRYDRSVARYEESSIQAYTSLAVLNTGQAVIFTLGLTATMLMCAIGIRNGTNTVGDFVLVNAMMIQLYQPLNFMGMVYREIKQAIIDIEKMFGVLGREAEIKDAPDAKPLVVSAGTVRFEDVRFAYEPSRPILKGISFEVPAGKTVAIVGPSGAGKSTMSRLLFRLYDISGGKILIDGQDIREVTQASLRASIGMVPQDTVLFNDTIRYNIRYGRWDASDAEVEEAARLAQIDHFIRMSPKGYETQVGERGLKLSGGEKQRVAIARTVLKAPPILVLDEATSALDTHTEHEIQGALERVAKNRTSLVIAHRLSTIVGADEIIVLDQGRIAERGTHARLLALGGLYASMWNRQREAEAAREKLAQMADSGEAPNREPPPVRDALTTPAAAE, from the coding sequence ATGGACCAACCTCAATCGCTTCCCGGCGCCGACGTTCCTGATCCTCCCGCCGGGGGGCCGCAGGCCGGGGCCACGCTGATGGGCACGCTGGCGCATCTGTGGCCCTATATCTGGCCGGGCGACCGCTTCGACCTGAAGATGCGGGTGATCTGGTCGATGGTGCTGCTGCTCGCGGCCAAGCTGATCACGCTGACGGTGCCGTTCAGCTTCAAATGGGCGACCGATGCGCTGACCGGCGCCAACACCGCGCCGGTACAGGCTGACAATTGGCACCTCTGGGTGATCGCCTCGCCGTTGCTGCTGACCGCCAGCTACGGCGTGATGCGCATCCTGATGGCGGTGCTGACGCAATGGCGCGACGGCATTTTTGCCCGCGTCGCCATGCACGCGGTGCGCAAGCTCGCCACCATCACCTTCGTCCACATGCACGAGCTGTCGCTGCGCTTTCATCTGGAGCGCAAGACCGGCGGCCTGACGCGGGTGCTCGAGCGCGGCCGCGAGGGCATCGAGGTCATCGTGCGCATGGTGATCCTGCAACTGATCCCGACCATCGTCGAGGTCTCGCTGCTGATGGCCGTGCTGCTCTGGCAGTTCGACTGGCGCTACGTGGTCGCAACCCTGATCACGGTCACGGTCTACATGTACTACACCTACATCGCGACCGAGTGGCGGATCGGCATCCGCCGCAAGATGAACGATTCCGACACCGAGGCGAACACCAAGGCGATCGACTCGCTGCTCAACTACGAGACCGTGAAGTATTTCAGCGCCGAGACCCGCGAGGCGCAGCGCTACGATCGCTCCGTGGCGCGCTACGAGGAGTCGAGCATCCAGGCCTACACCTCGCTCGCCGTGCTCAACACCGGCCAGGCCGTGATCTTCACGCTGGGTCTGACCGCGACCATGCTGATGTGCGCGATCGGCATCCGCAACGGCACCAACACGGTCGGCGATTTCGTGCTGGTCAACGCCATGATGATCCAGCTCTACCAGCCACTGAACTTCATGGGCATGGTCTATCGCGAGATCAAGCAGGCGATCATCGACATCGAGAAGATGTTTGGCGTGCTGGGGCGCGAGGCCGAGATCAAGGACGCGCCCGACGCGAAGCCGCTGGTGGTCTCGGCCGGCACGGTGCGCTTCGAGGACGTGCGCTTTGCCTACGAGCCGTCGCGTCCGATCCTCAAGGGCATCAGCTTCGAGGTGCCGGCCGGCAAGACGGTCGCGATCGTCGGCCCGTCGGGCGCGGGCAAGTCGACGATGTCGCGGCTTCTGTTCCGCCTTTACGACATCTCGGGCGGCAAAATCCTGATCGACGGCCAGGATATTCGCGAGGTCACCCAGGCCAGCTTGCGCGCCTCGATCGGCATGGTGCCGCAGGACACCGTGCTGTTCAACGACACCATCCGCTACAACATCCGCTACGGCCGCTGGGACGCCAGCGATGCCGAGGTCGAGGAGGCGGCGCGGCTGGCGCAGATCGACCATTTTATCCGCATGTCGCCGAAAGGCTACGAGACCCAGGTCGGCGAGCGCGGCCTGAAACTATCGGGCGGCGAGAAGCAGCGCGTCGCGATCGCGCGCACAGTCTTGAAGGCGCCGCCGATCCTGGTGCTGGACGAGGCGACCTCGGCGCTGGACACCCACACCGAGCACGAGATCCAGGGCGCGCTCGAGCGCGTGGCGAAGAACCGCACCTCGCTGGTGATCGCGCACCGGCTCTCCACCATCGTCGGCGCCGACGAGATCATCGTGCTGGACCAGGGCCGGATCGCCGAACGCGGCACCCACGCAAGGCTGCTCGCACTGGGCGGCCTCTATGCCAGCATGTGGAACAGGCAGCGCGAGGCCGAGGCGGCGCGCGAGAAGCTGGCCCAGATGGCCGACTCTGGCGAGGCTCCCAACCGGGAGCCGCCGCCGGTCCGGGACGCCCTGACGACGCCTGCGGCGGCGGAGTGA
- a CDS encoding TIGR00730 family Rossman fold protein, translated as MSTIKTVCVYCGSGPGTNPHFTEGAKAFGKALAENNVRLVYGGGSLGLMGSVATSVLDHGGTVTGIIPEFLRMRENALTRVQEMIVTPDMHERKRLMFERSDAFVALPGGVGTLEELVEQLTWKQLGRHAKPVLLANIDNFWEPLFSLLSHMRQTEFIRAGLSVDIIKADRVEEILPKLKAAAAQIAEAEKQLAPEVARKL; from the coding sequence ATGAGCACGATCAAAACCGTCTGTGTCTATTGCGGCTCCGGTCCCGGAACCAATCCCCACTTCACCGAAGGCGCCAAGGCGTTCGGCAAGGCGCTCGCCGAGAACAACGTCCGCCTGGTCTATGGCGGCGGCTCGCTCGGCCTGATGGGCTCGGTCGCGACCTCCGTGCTCGATCACGGCGGCACCGTCACCGGCATCATCCCCGAATTCCTGCGGATGCGCGAGAACGCGCTGACGCGCGTGCAGGAGATGATCGTCACCCCCGACATGCACGAGCGTAAGCGGCTGATGTTCGAACGCTCCGACGCCTTCGTGGCGCTGCCGGGCGGCGTCGGCACGCTGGAGGAGCTGGTGGAGCAGCTGACCTGGAAGCAGCTCGGCCGTCACGCCAAGCCGGTGCTGCTCGCCAATATCGACAATTTCTGGGAGCCGCTGTTCTCGCTCCTGTCGCACATGCGCCAGACCGAGTTCATTCGCGCCGGCCTGTCGGTCGACATCATCAAGGCCGATCGCGTCGAGGAGATCCTGCCGAAGCTGAAAGCGGCCGCGGCACAGATCGCCGAGGCGGAAAAGCAGCTCGCCCCGGAAGTGGCGCGCAAACTCTAG
- a CDS encoding VOC family protein produces MIDHISVGVSDLDRSARFYDASLAALGLTRLVTRPRTVGFGKAYPEFWINLREGMPRVGPESGVHVCLRAKTTAEIDAFHAAALSAGGASDGAPGLRPHDRVRYYAAFVFDPDGNRIEAVTFPQE; encoded by the coding sequence ATGATCGACCACATCTCCGTCGGCGTCAGCGATCTCGATCGCTCAGCAAGATTCTACGACGCATCGCTCGCCGCCCTCGGCCTCACGCGCCTCGTCACGCGGCCGCGCACGGTGGGCTTCGGCAAGGCCTATCCGGAGTTCTGGATCAATTTGCGCGAAGGCATGCCGCGTGTCGGGCCGGAGAGCGGCGTGCACGTCTGCCTGCGGGCGAAGACCACGGCCGAGATCGACGCGTTTCACGCCGCCGCGTTGTCCGCCGGCGGCGCGTCCGACGGCGCGCCGGGCCTCCGTCCGCACGATCGCGTGCGCTACTACGCGGCCTTCGTCTTCGATCCCGATGGTAATCGAATCGAGGCGGTGACGTTTCCGCAGGAGTGA